The Oleispira antarctica RB-8 genome contains the following window.
GTACCCACTAAGGTTTTACCTTCACCCGTACGCATCTCTGCAATATTACCTTCATGCAAGGTCATACCACCGATGAGCTGAACATCAAAGTGACGCATTTTCATAATACGCTTACTGGCTTCACGGCAGACGGCGAACGCTTCTGGCAAAATAGAATCTAAAGAAGCTCCATCGGCAATGCGTTTTTTCAATTCTGGGGTTTTGGCTTGCAACTCGCTATCGGATAGCGCTGCTAAAGACTCTTCTAAAGCATTAATTTTAACAACGACCTTTCCCATGCGTTTTAATTCGCGGTCGTTTTTGCTGCCGAAGATTTTACTAAATAGATTACCGATCATGATTATTGTTTTTAAAACCCAAAAAATAGAAATAGCGAGAAAGGCCCCTGAAGGCCGCTAAAAGGCCTTTAAACAAGGTTTCCCATATTTATAACAAAAAAAAGAGTGATTACAAAGATTTAGCGCAAGGTGCGGTGTAAATAAGCGGCGGGGTCAACGGTACGCCCGTTTTTATAGACTTCAAAATGAACATGAGGGCCGGTAGAACGACCACTGCTTCCCATAGCGGCGACAACATCGCCTTTACGCACTACATCACCCAGTTTGACCTTAAGTTCTGCACCGTGAGCATAGCGTGTTTTATAACCGTTACCGTGATTGATCTCAACCAACTTACCATAGCCATAACGATCACTGGCCCAAGTAACGATGCCAGAAGCAACGGCAATAACATCAGATCCTTCTTTGCCCGCAAAATCAACACCAGCATGCCAAGCTAAACGACCATTAAAAGGATCGGTACGCTTACCATAACGAGAAGACATCCAGCCACGCTTGATGGGTCGGCCAGCAACAAAGGTATCTGTTTTAATTTTGTTCGCAAGAAGCAGGTCATCTAGAACTTCTAGCTGTTGCTCGCGGCGATCGATTCTTGAAGCAAGGTTATCTAAGACAGATTGAATTTCGGGGGCTTGATAGGTTTCGCCCAACGTTCCAGGGCCACCAACCGCGGGTACTGACGAAAAATCGAATTCATCAGCATTAATTTTAGTGATGTCGATTAAACGCTCACCCAGTGCATCAATGCGTAATAGTTTGGCTTGTAATTCAGCTAATCGAAGGGTTAGACCATCGAGTTCTAGGTCGGCATGCTGGCGTATCTGTTGTAATTCTTGACGCTGATCATCAAGGTCTTCCTCCCAAGCTTTAGCGGCAATAGGATCTAATAAACCTTTATCAGCTAGATGTGCTGCTAACAAATAGCCCGTCGCGCCCATAGCAAACGGCAACACACAAATAGACGTAAGCAGCAAGAAACGGGCTACGGGTCCTAGTGAGTATGTTTTCGATTGTCCATGTCGTTTACCGACGATAATGATATTCATGGCTATTAGTATAGGTCTCCAAATAAAACAAAGGCCACAATAAGTATGGCCTTTATTTTGAAAATCACAAAATTTCTTAACTTTTCAATAAGTTAACGTACGCTACTTTATGAGTTAGCATACACTGATAGCGAGCATCTAAGTAGCCACTACCGGCTTAGTATAAGAAATTGGCGCGTCTTCTTCTTCGTATTCAACGAATTCCCATGCATCTGTTTGTAGTTCAAGCTCACGCAATAGCTTGTTATTCAAACCATGTCCTGACTTAAAACCTACAAATTCACCCATCAGGCTATGACCCAATAGATATAAATCACCTACGGCATCTAGAATTTTGTGTTTTACGAATTCATCTTCATAGCGCAAGCCATCTTCGTTTAAAACGCGATATTCATCAACAACAATTGCGTTATTAACGCTGCCGCCTAGCGCCAGATTTTTAGAGCGCAAGAATTCGATATCTTTCATAAAACCGAAAGTGCGTGCACGACTGACTTCTTTAACAAAAGACGTCGATGAAAAGTCTAAACTGGCTTTTTGTGCGCTTTGCTTAAATGCTGGATGATCAAATTCGATTTCAAACGTAACTTTAAAGCCGTTATAAGGTACAAATGATGCAACTTTGTCGCCTTCACGCACTTCGACTTTTTTCTTAATGCGAATAAAGCGTTTAGCTTTTGACTGCTCAGCAATACCCGCAGACTGAATCAAGAAAACAAATGGACCGGCGCTGCCGTCCATAATAGGTACTTCTTGAGCACTTAATTCAACAATGGCGTTATCTATACCTAAACCTGCCATAGCAGATAATAAGTGTTCAACCGTATCAACACGCACACCATCTTGAACTAATGTCGTCGACATTGTGGTTTCACCCACATTCGTCGCTTTTGCTTGAATATCTACAATGGGATCAAGGTCAACACGTCGGAATACAATACCGTGATCGACAGGGGCTGGCTTAAGCGTCAGGTACACTTTCTCACCTGAGTGCAGACCAACTCCGGTTGCACGGATTGTATTTTTGAGCGTTCGCTGACGAATCATGTCGATTTACCAATATTGTTGATTAAAACTAACTAATTATTATTACTAACGGCTCATTATACCAACTATAGATGAGCACGCCAGTAACGATTCGTTAATCAGCTTGTCGGCGTAAGAATGCAGGTATGTCCAAATAGTCCATATCCTTCTCTTTACCGCTGTCTGCTCGAGGCGCTAACGCTTTTGCAGCTTGATTACGAATGTGAGCAGGCTTATCTAATTCAGCATAATCCGCTACTGTTGTTGGTACTTTTTTAGCAGGTTCTACTGCCGCTGTATTATCAACAACCTTTTTAGGCTTTTCTGCCACGGCTGGCTTAACACCAAGACCGGTAGCAACAACCGTCACTTTTAGCTCATCGACTAAATCGTGATCGATAACTGTACCGATAACAACCGTCGCATGCTCAGAAGCAAACGCTTCAATTACTTGACCGACTTCAGTGAACTCACCCAAAGTAAGATCTAAGCCCGCAGTAACATTGACCAAGATGCCACGAGCACCTTGTAAATCAACGTCTTCTAATAAAGGGCTGCCAATGGCTGCTTCAGCCGCTTCGCGAGCACGATTATCACCCGTTGCTGAACCTGTGCCCATCATGGCTTGACCCATTTCAGACATTACTGTTCTCACATCGGCGAAATCGACGTTGATCATACCTGGACGCATGATCAAATCAGCAATACCTTGTACTGCACCTAGCAATACATCGTTTGCTGCGCTAAAAGCGTCCAGCAAACTGCTGTTTTTACCCAATACGCTCAAAAGCTTTTCATTCGGTATTGTAATTAAGGAATCAACGCTTTCTGCTAACTGAGCCAATCCTTGCTCAGCAATCAATGAACGTTTCTTACCTTCAAATGGAAAAGGCTTAGTCACAACCGCTACGGTTAAAATGCCTAACTCTTTTGCCACTTCTGCAACCACAGGTGCACCACCGGTTCCGGTACCGCCACCCATACCTGCTGTAATGAATATCATATCCGCGCCACTGATTGCTTCAGCGATACGTTCACGATCTTCCATTGCTGCTTGACGTCCTACTTCAGGATTCGCCCCAGCACCTAAACCTTTTGTAACAGCACCGCCTAATTGAATAACAGAACGTGCTTCTACTTTACGTAGCGCTTGCGAATCTGTATTAGCGCAAATAAATTCAACGCCTTCAACATTATTAACGACCATGTGCTGCACAGCATTACCGCCACCGCCACCTACACCGATAACTTTAATAACTGCATTTTGCTGTGGTTCATCTGCTAATTCGAACATATCCCCATCCCGTTGCTGAGACATAGCTCCTTCTCCTTTGCTGAGCTGCGCGATGCGCAAACACTATTTAATATTAAAAGTTGTTTTGAATCCAATGTTTTACGCGTGAAAAGAAGTCTAAAGGCACTTCTTCTCGGTTATTTGTTTTAATTGGGTCTTTTTGTTGCATTGCGGCGTACTGCAAAAGGCCAACAGCCGTTGCATAAATCGGATTATTAATCACATCGACTAAACCCGAAACACCAAACGGCTTTGCTAAACGAACCGGCATGTGAAAAATTTCTTCTGCCAATTCAACAACACCTTCCATCTTCGAAGTGCCCCCTGTTAAAACAATACCCGCGGCTACCAATTCTTCATAACCGCTACGACGTAATTCCGCTTGGATTAACGTTAATAATTCGTCGTATCGTGGCTCAACAACTTCTGCTAAAGCCATGCGAGATAAATCCCTTGCCGGTCGATCACCAACACTGGGAACTTTAATTGTTTCATCTTCTTTCGCGAGCTGCGTTAACGCACACGCGTATTTAATTTTAATTTCTTCTGCATGCTGAGTCGGCGTTCGCAATGCCATCGCGATATCATTTGTAACCTGATCACCCGCGATGGGAATGACCGAAGTATGACGAATTGAACCATCAGTAAAGATCGCTATATCGGTAGTGCCACCACCAATATCAACTAAGCAAACCCCTAATTCTTTTTCATCTTCGGTTAACACGGCATAACTTGATGCTAACTGTTCTAAAATAATATCATCGGTTTCTAAACCACAACGCTGAACGCAACGTTCGATATTTTGTGCCGCATTAGCCGCGCTTGTCACCATATGAACTTTGGCTTCTAAACGCACACCCGACATACCAATCGGTTCTTTAATACCTTCTTGAGTATCAATCGAATATTCTTGTGGCAAAACGTGCAAGATACGATTTTCACCGGGTAATCGAACTGCTTTTGCCGCCTCAATAACACGTTCAATATCACCAAGCGTTACTTCACGATCTTTAATCGCAACCATGCCGTGAGAGTTCATTGATTGAATGTGACTTCCGGCAATACCTGCATAAACCGAATGTATACGACAGCCTGCCATCAACTCAGCTTCTTCTACCGCACGCTGAATAGATTGCACCGTGGATTCAATATTCACCACCACACCTTTTTTCATGCCTCGACTTGGATGCGAACCTAAACCAACAATTTCAACGCCGCCATCTGCGGTCATCTCACCCACAATCGCGACAACTTTAGACGTTCCTATATCCAGTCCAACCAGCATGTTTTTCTGCGGCCCTTGACTCATGCTCTTTCTCCTAAACGGACAGCCATTTAATCGCTGCCCCTTTTCCATATCTAAGATCAACAACTGCTACTTTTTCTTGTGGCAGTATTTTAAGTAATTCAATTAAACGCTCTAAGCGCTGCTCAAGCTGCTGCCGACCTAAACGAATCATCCAGCCGTTTGCTAATTCTATTTGCCAGCTTCCTACCGTGTTCATGGTTAAACTCACCATGGCCGCATCTACAGATAATAAGCGCGACTGAAAACGCTGAAACTGTCGCATTACCTGCTCCGTTTTTTTCTTAGGACCAAATAGTCTTGGCAATCTTGTTGCATCAAAACTATTTGATAAAATCAATTCCTCACCTTGAGGATTTAGCAATGTTTTTTGATTCCACACGGCAACCGGAATGTCTTCTTTAAACTTCACTAACAGAGTATCTGGCCAAACTTTTTTTACTTGTGCACTTTTTATTAACGGCAACTGCTCAATATCCGTCTTAACTTGGCGCACATCAAGAGAAAAGAAATTTTGCTCTTTCACCCACAACAATTGCTTTGCTAATTCTTCAGCTTGCCAAAAACGAAACTCACCTTCAATCTCAACTTGCTCAACGGGCCAACCCCAGCGTACCTGCTGTAATCCCCAGCCCGATAGCACTAATAACGACACAACAAATACCGATTGCACAAACCACATAGGTATTACTGCCGCAACCCGAGCAAAAGAAAAAGGCGTTTTCTTTTTTAATCGCGTCGCCCCTTTATTCGCTATCGTTTTTGCAGACGAAGAATGTTGAGGCGAACGCTGCTTACGCTTGTCTTTATGAGACTTAGTTGCATGATCCTTCATCGAGCTAATAAGCATCTTCTAATACCTATTAAAGCGTTTGCTGTAAAATGTTAACCACTAAAGCGGGAAAAGATAACCCTCCTGCTTTAGCCGCCATCGGCACTAATGAATGATCCGTCATGCCTGGGCTAGTATTCACTTCTAGCAACCAAAAATTACCATCTTCATCTTGCATCGCATCGACTCGACCCCAACCTGTGCAGTCGACTAATTTAAAAGCTTTAAGCGACATTTTTTGTAACTCAGCTTCTGCATAATCTGGCAAACCAGAAGGTAATAAATACTGTGTATCATTGGCCTTATACTTCGCATCAAAATCATAAAAGTCATGGGTCGTTATTAATTGAATAGCCGGTAATGCTTTATCACCTAAAATAGCAACCGTAAACTCTTTGCCTTCAACATACTGCTCTGCAATAACAAGATCATCATGCTGGGATGCAAATGCATAACTATCCGCCAACCCTTCACTGCTATGTACTTTCCGCATGCCAATACTGGAACCTTCGCGTGCAGGTTTCACCATTGCTAACCCCCCTAGGGCTTGCATGATAGAATTCCAATCACTGTTTTTTTCTAAAACAAAGGCTTTCGGTGTTGCCACATTACAAGCATCCCACACTAATTTAGTGCGCCACTTATCCATTCCCAAGGCAGACGCCATTACACCACTTCCGGTATAAGGCTTATTCAATAATTCCAGCAACCCTTGCATCGTTCCATCTTCGCCACCGCGGCCATGCAATGCTATAAAGGCACGATCAAACTCTGCTTGCGATAATTGCTCAGCGGCATTTTCACCAACGTCAATCCCGAACGCATCAACACCAATTTCTAATAACGCTTTTAATACCGCGCTGCCGCTATTTAAAGATACGGGACGCTCTGCTGACGTACCGCCCATCAATACCGCCACTTTTCCTAATGCTGCTTTATCACTCGCGGAGATTTCATAATTCATTTTATTGACCACCTTTAATTGCAGTCTTTTTCATATGAACTCCATCGGCGATAATACTCGACAACTGCTGAGTTAAGGTAATGGCTAAATTACCGACATCACCCGCACCCTGGGTCAATAACAAATCCCCTGGCTTTAATACTTTACTGAGTACTTGTGCGATATCTTCGTCGCGCTCTATAAAGACAGGATCTAATGCCCCGCGCTGACGAATACTGCGACATAAAGCGCGACCTTCTGCTCCTGCAATCGGTTTTTCACCCGCTGGATAAACATCCATTAGCAATAAAACATCGGGCTCCGATAAAACTCGTACAAAATCTTCATACAAATCACGAGTACGGCTATAACGATGTGGCTGAAATAACGCAACGAGTCGACGTTCAGGAAAGCCTTTACGAATCGCTTCTAAAGTCACTTCGACTTCGCGAGGATGATGACCATAATCATCAACTAACAAAACACTGCCTTCTTTACCTTCGGTATCCGTGCATTCAACTTCGGCACAGACCTGAAAACGACGACCCACTCCGGCAAAGTTTTCTAGCGCGTGAACAATCGACTCATCATCGACTTTTTCATCCGTAGCGACCACGATCGCCGCTAACGCATTTAGTACGTTATGCACACCCGGCATACGCATGCGTACAACTAGATCATCTTCGCTATTTGGGCGTTTAACTTTAAAGCTAGTGAATAAACCTTGCTGCTCAATATCGTAGGCTCGAAAATCTGCATCTTCACTTAAACCATAAGTAATAAAGTGACGGGCAACTTGCGGAAGAATCTCGCGGACATTATCGTCGTCAATGCACAGTACTGCCAAGCCGTAGAATGGTAAATTATGTAAAAATGCAACAAAGGTCTGTTTTAACTTATCGAAATCGCCACCATAGGTCTCCATGTGGTCAGCATCAATATTAGTTACGATGGAAGTCATTGGCTGTAAGTGTAAAAACGATGCATCACTTTCATCCGCTTCCGCAACCAAATAACGACTCGCACCTAACCGTGCATTGGTGCCCGAGCTATTTAAACGGCCACCAATAACATAAGTAGGATCCAACTTCGCTTGCGCTAATATAGACGTTACTAAGCTGGTTGTTGTCGTTTTCCCGTGGGTGCCCGCTACGGCAATACCATGTCGAAAACGCATCAATTCAGCCAGCATTTCTGCACGGCGTACAATAGGAATTCGTTTTTCCGTCGCATTTTTAATTTCAGGATTGTTTTGATCAATTGCGGTAGATACAACCACCACATCAACGTTATCCACATTCTCACTCTGATGACCTAAAAAAACTTCAGCTCCCATATTTATAAGATGCTGAGTCACCGCAGACTGACGTAAATCAGAGCCGCTAATTTTATAACCTTGATTTAACAAAACTTCGGCAATACCACACATTCCCACACCACCGATACCGATGAAGTGAATGCGTTTAATTCGACGCATCTCAGGTATCGCGTAGGCTTCTGCTGGCCCTGAAGTTAGTGAATTCTCGTTAGCCATTATTCGTTCAACCTTATTTGTTTTATTACTTGCTCTGTTACAACTTGAGTTGCATTAGCAATCGACGCGCCTTTGGCTGCGATCGACATAAATTTAATTTTTTCTGGGTTTTCGCTGTAACTTTTTAAACGCTCAGCCAGCCACTCGGCCGTTAATTCTTTTTGTTGCTTAATCTCAGCAGCGCCCGCTTTAACCAATATCTGCGCATTCGCGGTTTGATGATCATCAACAGCAAATGGAAACGGAATGAAAATCGCAGCCTTACCCGCACAAGCAATTTCAGAAACGGTTAACGCTCCTGAGCGGCATACAACGATATCTGCCCATTCATAAGCAACCGCCATGTCATCGATAAATGCCACAACGTTGGCTTTGCCTTCCAATCCTTTCTCTGCGTAACCTTGCTGAACAGCATCGATATTTTTCTTACCTACTTGATGCCAAACATTGGGTAAAGCATTCAGTAAAACCTCGTCAGCAAGGCTTTCTTTAACCATCAAAGATAAAGCACCCATCACCGCATTGTTTAAGCCGACGGCGCCCAAGCTACCGCCCACAACCAACACATTGAGCTTTTCTTTTTCTACATAATTGCTGTCACTGTCATTTTTATGCGCATTGCCCAGCGCAACAATCGTTGACCGCACGGGATTACCCGTTGTGAGCAAGCGATCTAAATTTTTACTACCTTTAAAGGTATTTGGAAAAGCCTGCATCACTACATTTGCCATCGGTTTCAATAACCGATTGGTCATACCCGGAAATGCATTTTGCTCATGAATCAATAACGGCACACCCAATAACTTAGCAGCCACGCCACCAGGTCCTGTAGCAAAACCACCTAGCCCCAGCACTGCACTAGGTCGTACAATTCGCATAAATTGCACAGCTTGATAAATTGCTTTTGTAATTTTCCAAGGCGCGCCTAATAAAGCCAACTTACCTTTACCACGCAAGCCAGTCACATTGATACAGTGCAATGGATAACCTGATTTAGGCACTAAGTCTGCTTCAATACCCGCTGCGGTTCCTAACCAGTGTATGTCGTACCCTTGTTCTTTCAGCTCATCGGCAACCGCTAACGCTGGAAATACATGTCCACCCGTTCCGCCAGCCATAATCATTACCGTTTTATTTTTCATCACGGCCTCCACTTAATTCTTCAACGTAAGCATCAAATCCTGTGACATACTCATTCGAACCGTTTGGATTAGTTTCATTATTCGCCATTCGTGCAGAAGCCGTTTTATTCTTTGAATTTGTTTTCTTGTTCGGTGTCTTTTTATTATTATTTTTTGCATTCGCATCTTTGTTATCTGCTGTTTTATCCAGCACTGCGGATTCAACTTCCACACTGACTCGATACACCAAGGCTACCATTACACAACAAATCAATAAACTACTGCCACCATAACTAAAGAAAGGAAGTGTTAAGCCCTTTGTCGGTAATAACCCTGTATTCACCCCCAGATTAATAATGATCTGCAAACCAAATAATGTCGCAATACCAAAACAAATAAAAGCACCATATAAGTTGCCAATCCTCTGCGCTTTCCAACCAATAATCATACATTGTGCTAAAAAGAAGGCCAATAAACCCAAAGCAAATAAACCACCCACTAAACCCGTTTCTTCCGACCAAATAGCAAATACAAAGTCGGTATGCGCCTCTGGCAGATAGAATAATTTTTGTACGCTTTCTCCTAACCCCGTGCCCCACAATTCTCCACGACCAAAGGCAATTAACGCTTGAGCTAGCTGATAACCCGAGCCATAAACATGATCAGGATGAAACGGCTGCCAATAAGTTGTTAAACGTGCAAGTCGATATTCCTCAGCAGTCACCACGAGATAGCCCAAAATCAAGGTCGCGACCACTAATAAAAAGAACTGACCAGCTTTAACACCGCCTAAAAATAATAAAACCAATACTGCGCCCATCAATACAACAACTGATCCAAAATCTGGCTCTAACAATAATAAGACAACGATTAAACCTAAAATAAACAGCGGCTTAATAAAGCCCGACCACTGACTTTGCACTTCCACCTGGCGACGAATTAAATAACCCGAAATATAAAGCACAACCGTTAGCTTAACGATTTCAGATGGCTGAATTTTCATAACTCCCAAGTTCAACCAACGCGCACTACCATTCACCTCATGGCCTATGCCTGGAATTAATACCGCAATCAAACCTAGGCACCCTAATAGCAGCCACAACCAATCTGTTTTTTGCCACCAAGCCAATGAAATACGACTAATCAAAAAAGCGATAAGAATACCAAGCGCAATATAAATCCCATGGCGAGTAGAGAAATACGCGGCATTGCCTGTATAGGTTTCTGCAATACTGGTAGAGGCCGACATAACCATCACCCAGCCTAATGCCATTAGCCCAAGCCATGACCAAACCAAAGCGTTCATTTTCACGGCCATTATTTGTGAAAAATCAGCGTTAGGTGCTAACGACTGCAACCAAGACAAAGGAGGCATGAGCTTTTCAGAATTTTTTACCGATGTACTGGTCGTCATACGTCCTCCTTAGTATTGATCATCTTAGTGACCAACTGCTCGAAGGCTTCACCACGCGCTATATAATTAGCAAACTGATCGAAACTGGCACACGCGGGTGAGAATAAAATAATATCTCCTGCACTGGCTAATTTCTGAGCTTGAGCCAAAGCCTGCTCCAATGTTTCTACAATATTAAGCTCACACGAAAATGCTATATCTTCTGCAATTAATTTTGCATCACGACCAAATAACAGAATTTTCTTAACACTTAAGCGACACGCATCGGCTAAAGGTTCAAAATCTTGATCTTTACCCACACCCCCGGCAATCAGAATAATATTCTTGCCATTAGGACTTGCTAACCCTTCAATAGCGGCAAGGGTTGAGCCAACATTAGTACCCTTGGAATCATTAAAATATTCAATATTATTGTATTCAGCAATCCATGAACAACGATGTGGCAGACCTGTAAAATTAGATAATACCTGCTGTAATTGATCAGCACCTACCTTAAGCTCAGAAGGCAACGATTCAATCAAAGCAATGGCAGCCAAAGCATTCAACTGATTATGGCGGCCTTTTATTTTCAATTCAGCCACTGGAAAAATGGGCTGCTGTTCGAACATCAAATACTCTGCCTGTAGTCCCTCAACAGTCTTTATTTGAGCAATAGAATATTGGTTCTTGGCCGCCACGTTATTTTCAGCCATCTGCAAACCAAAACTTTTCTTTGGCATAGCGCTACTGACTAAAGGTTGCGTCAAAGTATCTTCGCGATTGATAACGATACTG
Protein-coding sequences here:
- the murD gene encoding UDP-N-acetylmuramoylalanine-D-glutamate ligase encodes the protein MTNLIASDQKRLIIGMGQTGLSCARFLVAKGMSFDLCDTRELLPNQTAIEAEFPQCKIFSGELDAEILAQYHELIVSPGIAIAEPAIVSALKQGSHVRGDVDIFAEYVTKPVIGITGSNGKSTVTTLVGEILAAAGHKPAVCGNIGIPVLDVLLNDDNYQCYVVELSSFQLETTHHLAAEVACVLNLSEDHMDRYDSMMAYHQAKHRIFQGCRSIVINREDTLTQPLVSSAMPKKSFGLQMAENNVAAKNQYSIAQIKTVEGLQAEYLMFEQQPIFPVAELKIKGRHNQLNALAAIALIESLPSELKVGADQLQQVLSNFTGLPHRCSWIAEYNNIEYFNDSKGTNVGSTLAAIEGLASPNGKNIILIAGGVGKDQDFEPLADACRLSVKKILLFGRDAKLIAEDIAFSCELNIVETLEQALAQAQKLASAGDIILFSPACASFDQFANYIARGEAFEQLVTKMINTKEDV